The following proteins are encoded in a genomic region of Leifsonia psychrotolerans:
- a CDS encoding thiamine pyrophosphate-dependent enzyme: protein MAEKPHSARAHRPAEVDAQPSTAPDAVPDAAQDAAQDVVPDEVLVGYYREMALVRAFELTAAEMYAKAKIGGYCHLNLGEEAAVVGLSHALQTRDYLFTNYRDHGYAIGRGMEPKRVMAELFGKSTGVSGGRGGSMHLFSTKLRMLGGYAIVGAQMPPATGAALALSLRQKPGPDAEVVMCLLGDGTTNIGAFHESLNLAGIWDLPIVYVIINNRLGMGTTVEMAAAEPELYTRGCSYRIPGVRVDGDDVVAVRDAARTALERARTERKPGLLEVMTFRLKGHSVVDPARYRSAEDNEQAKEADPVPAFRARLIGSGALDEAAALQIETDAAAIVSKAVAFADASPDSTPDQLFDFAYATPVANAPHALPGDPLMEAS, encoded by the coding sequence ATGGCAGAAAAGCCCCATTCCGCGAGAGCGCATCGACCGGCTGAAGTAGACGCACAGCCGAGCACGGCGCCAGACGCCGTGCCCGATGCAGCGCAAGACGCAGCGCAAGACGTAGTGCCCGACGAGGTGCTGGTCGGCTATTACCGTGAGATGGCGCTGGTGCGGGCGTTCGAGCTCACCGCGGCCGAAATGTACGCCAAGGCGAAAATCGGTGGGTATTGCCACCTGAACCTCGGTGAGGAAGCCGCAGTGGTCGGCCTCTCGCACGCGCTGCAGACACGCGACTACCTGTTCACCAACTACCGGGACCACGGCTATGCGATCGGCCGGGGGATGGAGCCCAAACGGGTGATGGCCGAGCTGTTCGGCAAGAGCACGGGCGTCTCGGGCGGCCGTGGCGGATCGATGCACCTGTTCAGCACGAAGCTGCGGATGCTCGGCGGCTACGCCATCGTCGGCGCCCAAATGCCACCGGCCACGGGCGCCGCGCTCGCGCTCAGCCTGCGCCAGAAGCCGGGCCCCGACGCGGAGGTCGTGATGTGCCTGCTCGGCGACGGCACCACCAACATCGGGGCCTTCCACGAGTCATTGAATCTGGCCGGAATCTGGGATCTGCCCATCGTCTACGTCATCATCAACAACCGACTGGGCATGGGCACGACCGTTGAAATGGCCGCGGCCGAGCCTGAACTCTACACACGCGGCTGCTCCTATCGAATCCCCGGGGTGCGCGTGGACGGCGACGACGTCGTTGCCGTGCGGGACGCTGCTCGAACCGCGCTCGAGCGGGCACGCACCGAACGAAAGCCCGGGCTACTCGAGGTGATGACCTTTCGGCTGAAAGGCCATTCTGTCGTCGACCCGGCCCGCTACCGTTCGGCGGAAGACAACGAGCAGGCGAAGGAGGCCGACCCGGTGCCCGCATTCCGTGCTCGGCTGATTGGCTCCGGCGCTCTCGATGAGGCCGCGGCACTACAGATCGAAACGGATGCCGCAGCCATCGTCAGCAAGGCGGTCGCGTTCGCCGACGCGAGCCCGGATTCGACACCCGATCAGTTGTTCGACTTCGCGTACGCCACCCCGGTGGCCAACGCGCCGCACGCGTTGCCGGGGGATCCGCTGATGGAGGCGTCATGA
- a CDS encoding alpha-ketoacid dehydrogenase subunit beta, giving the protein MTVITYRQALRDTLQAELARDTNVFLIGEEIGIFEGSYKITAGLLAEFGPDRVRDTPIAEEGFVGAAIGAAMLGMRPVVEIMTINFSLLAIDQIVNNAAKFHSMFGGQISVPMVIRTPGGGGQQLAATHSQNLEVWYAHIPGLKVVAPSTPADAKALLTAAIRDDDPVIFLENLALYNTKGEVPDGEQVAEIGRAAVVKEGTDLTVVTYSRATVTALEVARQFEAEGISIEVVDLRSLRPLDRETICASVRKTSRAVVFEDDWLTYGIGAEISATIGEGAFDYLDAPVRRVAAAEVPLPYAKPLERAALPDAATLTRVIHDVLDATRFAG; this is encoded by the coding sequence ATGACGGTGATCACCTATCGACAGGCCCTGCGCGACACCCTGCAGGCGGAACTGGCCCGAGACACGAACGTGTTTCTGATCGGCGAAGAGATCGGAATCTTCGAGGGGTCCTACAAGATCACCGCGGGGCTGCTCGCCGAGTTCGGCCCTGACCGGGTGCGGGACACCCCGATCGCGGAGGAGGGATTCGTCGGCGCGGCGATCGGTGCAGCGATGCTCGGGATGCGTCCGGTCGTCGAGATCATGACCATCAATTTCAGTCTGCTGGCGATCGATCAGATCGTGAATAACGCCGCGAAGTTCCACAGCATGTTCGGCGGCCAGATCTCAGTGCCGATGGTGATCCGCACCCCCGGCGGTGGCGGGCAGCAGCTCGCGGCGACGCACTCGCAGAACCTCGAGGTCTGGTACGCCCACATCCCGGGCCTCAAGGTTGTGGCGCCGTCGACACCGGCCGATGCCAAGGCACTCTTGACCGCCGCGATCCGTGACGATGACCCGGTCATCTTCCTCGAAAACCTGGCCCTCTACAACACCAAGGGTGAGGTACCGGATGGCGAGCAGGTCGCCGAGATCGGCAGGGCAGCCGTCGTCAAGGAAGGCACCGACCTCACCGTCGTCACATATTCCCGCGCCACCGTCACCGCACTCGAGGTCGCCCGGCAGTTCGAGGCCGAGGGGATCTCGATTGAGGTCGTCGACCTGCGCAGTCTTCGCCCGCTCGACCGCGAAACGATCTGTGCGTCAGTGCGAAAAACGAGTCGCGCGGTGGTGTTCGAAGATGACTGGCTGACCTACGGAATTGGTGCCGAGATCTCCGCCACGATCGGCGAGGGGGCGTTCGACTACTTGGATGCGCCGGTGCGCCGGGTCGCTGCGGCTGAGGTGCCGCTGCCGTACGCCAAGCCGCTTGAACGTGCAGCCCTGCCTGACGCTGCCACGCTGACCCGAGTCATCCACGACGTTCTCGACGCCACTCGGTTTGCTGGATAG
- a CDS encoding dihydrolipoamide acetyltransferase family protein, with the protein MPEVVMPRLSDTMEEGELSRWLKQEGDEIHKGDVLAEIETDKATMDLEAFDDGVLEKHLVAEGTLVPIGAPVAVIGDGSGGGSGVQPTDAAGPVEKAVLDTESSPAESEPGEPAPPSARPSHETAQGLRTSPLARRIAHEHGIDLLSITGSGPGGRIVRADVEHAVADAAEARGTAGTPSTPTPSNTPFPLSTSSTSSTSSTSSSARATASTADHAPTDDVDMPLSNIRRVTARRLTESQAVPHFFLTSVVNVERLLALRAEINERLESAGIKISVNDLLVRACAVALRAHPEVNASWGENTIRRHHRVNIGVAVSLDDGLIVPVIVDADRKGLAEIAAEARALAERARAGSLKPNEFSGGTFTISNLGMFGVDQFTAVINPPEAAILAVGAARAQPEVRDGVLVTVPKLAMTLTVDHRVLDGATAAAFLRDLTGILEEPLRIVV; encoded by the coding sequence ATGCCCGAGGTTGTGATGCCACGCCTCTCCGACACCATGGAGGAAGGCGAACTGAGCCGCTGGCTCAAACAGGAGGGCGACGAGATTCATAAGGGTGACGTGCTCGCCGAAATCGAGACCGACAAGGCGACCATGGATCTCGAGGCTTTCGACGACGGTGTGTTGGAGAAGCATCTCGTCGCCGAGGGCACGCTCGTTCCAATTGGAGCACCGGTGGCCGTCATCGGTGATGGCAGCGGGGGCGGTAGCGGGGTGCAGCCCACGGATGCAGCAGGGCCGGTCGAAAAGGCGGTTCTTGACACGGAGTCCTCTCCTGCCGAGTCCGAACCGGGCGAGCCGGCACCTCCCTCGGCCCGTCCGAGCCACGAAACAGCACAGGGGCTGCGCACCTCTCCATTGGCCAGACGAATCGCCCACGAACATGGCATCGACCTTCTGTCGATCACCGGCTCGGGCCCCGGCGGTCGCATCGTCCGCGCCGACGTCGAGCACGCCGTCGCTGATGCGGCTGAAGCGCGCGGCACGGCTGGCACGCCGAGCACTCCCACCCCATCAAACACTCCCTTCCCATTGAGCACGTCGAGCACGTCGAGCACGTCGAGCACCTCCTCCTCGGCCCGTGCCACCGCGAGCACGGCAGACCACGCCCCGACGGACGATGTCGACATGCCGCTGAGCAACATCCGTCGCGTCACGGCCCGTCGGCTCACCGAGAGTCAGGCGGTGCCGCATTTCTTCCTGACCAGCGTTGTCAATGTCGAACGGCTCCTCGCTCTGCGCGCGGAGATCAACGAGCGGCTGGAATCTGCCGGCATCAAGATCAGCGTCAACGACCTACTCGTGCGAGCCTGCGCGGTCGCACTGCGCGCTCACCCGGAGGTGAACGCATCGTGGGGTGAGAACACGATCCGCCGGCACCACCGGGTCAATATCGGTGTGGCGGTGTCGCTCGACGACGGGCTAATCGTGCCCGTGATCGTCGACGCCGACCGTAAGGGGCTCGCCGAGATCGCCGCCGAGGCGCGAGCGCTGGCCGAACGTGCACGGGCCGGTTCCCTGAAGCCGAACGAATTCAGCGGAGGAACGTTCACGATCAGCAACCTGGGCATGTTCGGCGTCGACCAGTTCACGGCCGTGATCAACCCGCCTGAAGCGGCGATCCTCGCCGTCGGTGCCGCGCGGGCGCAGCCGGAGGTGCGAGACGGCGTGCTCGTCACGGTGCCGAAGCTCGCCATGACGCTCACGGTCGATCACCGGGTGCTTGACGGTGCTACTGCTGCGGCGTTCCTGCGTGATCTCACTGGCATCCTCGAGGAGCCACTGCGCATCGTGGTCTGA
- a CDS encoding molybdopterin-dependent oxidoreductase → METPSDDPHENVPAADVGPDSRVSFRNELDRTHYTAVDEDWAGHVPAQYGVAPRVRIGRSKWFNLLWLIPIGLLLMIVAIAVAKGIRDLPVVQDFMRQFPGASKLPDDAPIGFPAWLGWQHFFNLFLMTFIIRSGVTILADHPRLYWTRHSTPGKDWFRIQKPVPPDPLYTAKQDSITLPNGVGLPGRRHSIGLARWWHLGVDTLWLLNGIVFYILIFSTGQWMRLVPLNWDVIPNAVSVAIQYLSLDWPVESGWVNYNSLQLIAYFVTVFIAAPAALITGLGMSPALSTRFRAISSLFSIQVARSLHFFVLCWFVMFIVVHVTLVLTTGALRNLNHMYASRNDDSWVGFWIFAASMVVVIVAWVAATPFTYRHPRVVQKVGFALIGGAQKLFEHIDSKPGQYTEKDISPYFWHNGKYPETEEYKQLEAGTFADYTLRVNGLVENPVELSLEQLRALPHHEQITQHFCIQGWSGVAKWGGVSMQSIVDLVKPAPEAKWVIFYSFAVGPDGGIYYDAQPIEQMSYELTMLAYDMNDDTLSFGHGAPLRLRNEVQLGFKLVKWIKGIEFVEHFSEVGGGLGGYNNDHEFFGYRQSI, encoded by the coding sequence ATGGAGACTCCTTCGGACGACCCGCACGAGAATGTTCCCGCCGCCGACGTTGGACCCGATTCGAGGGTCAGCTTCCGAAACGAGCTGGACCGCACGCATTACACTGCCGTCGACGAGGACTGGGCCGGTCACGTGCCCGCGCAATACGGTGTTGCACCGCGGGTACGGATCGGACGAAGCAAATGGTTCAACCTGCTCTGGCTGATTCCGATCGGTCTGCTTCTGATGATCGTCGCCATTGCGGTGGCCAAGGGCATCCGCGACCTCCCGGTCGTGCAGGATTTCATGCGGCAGTTCCCGGGTGCCTCGAAACTACCGGATGACGCGCCAATAGGCTTTCCTGCCTGGCTCGGCTGGCAGCACTTCTTCAATCTGTTCCTGATGACCTTCATCATCCGCTCCGGGGTGACGATCCTCGCCGATCACCCCCGCCTCTACTGGACCAGGCACTCCACGCCCGGAAAAGACTGGTTCCGCATCCAGAAGCCGGTTCCGCCCGACCCGTTGTACACCGCCAAGCAGGACTCAATCACCCTTCCCAATGGGGTCGGTCTGCCGGGACGGCGGCATTCCATTGGCCTCGCTCGGTGGTGGCATTTGGGCGTGGACACCCTCTGGCTGCTGAACGGCATTGTGTTCTACATCCTCATCTTTTCAACCGGCCAGTGGATGCGGCTGGTCCCGCTGAATTGGGATGTCATCCCGAACGCAGTGTCGGTCGCCATTCAATACCTCTCGCTCGACTGGCCGGTCGAGTCGGGCTGGGTGAACTACAACAGCCTGCAACTGATCGCCTACTTCGTCACGGTCTTCATCGCAGCCCCGGCGGCGCTGATCACCGGACTCGGCATGTCGCCGGCCCTGTCGACGCGGTTCCGTGCAATCAGCTCGCTGTTCAGCATTCAGGTGGCCCGGTCGTTGCACTTCTTCGTGCTCTGCTGGTTCGTGATGTTCATCGTCGTGCACGTCACACTGGTGCTGACCACCGGTGCTCTGCGCAACCTCAATCACATGTATGCGTCGCGAAACGACGACAGCTGGGTCGGTTTCTGGATCTTCGCGGCATCGATGGTGGTCGTGATCGTGGCGTGGGTGGCTGCGACACCGTTCACCTACCGCCACCCCCGCGTGGTGCAGAAGGTGGGATTTGCGTTGATCGGTGGGGCGCAGAAGCTGTTTGAGCACATCGATTCCAAGCCTGGTCAGTACACCGAAAAGGACATCTCGCCGTACTTCTGGCACAACGGCAAGTACCCCGAGACCGAGGAATACAAGCAGTTGGAGGCCGGCACGTTCGCGGACTACACGCTGCGCGTGAACGGTCTGGTCGAGAACCCGGTGGAACTCAGCCTGGAGCAGCTGCGCGCCCTTCCCCATCATGAGCAGATCACGCAGCATTTCTGCATCCAGGGCTGGTCCGGAGTGGCGAAGTGGGGCGGGGTGTCGATGCAGAGCATCGTCGACCTCGTCAAGCCCGCTCCCGAGGCGAAGTGGGTGATCTTCTATTCGTTCGCGGTCGGCCCGGATGGCGGTATCTACTACGACGCGCAGCCGATTGAGCAGATGAGCTACGAGTTGACGATGCTCGCCTATGACATGAACGACGACACCCTGTCGTTCGGGCACGGCGCTCCCTTGCGTTTGCGCAATGAGGTGCAACTCGGGTTCAAGCTCGTGAAATGGATCAAGGGCATCGAATTCGTCGAACATTTCTCAGAGGTGGGCGGCGGCTTGGGTGGATACAACAATGACCATGAGTTCTTCGGCTATCGACAGTCAATCTGA
- the moaA gene encoding GTP 3',8-cyclase MoaA, giving the protein MSSSAIDSQSEPGAVLDARGRPLRDLRISVTDRCNFRCVYCMPKEVFGRGFEFLPKSSLLTFEEIERLVRIAADNGVEKIRLTGGEPLLRVGIEELIARLARLVTRDGRPLDLAMTTNGSALAHKAQALKEAGLTRLTVSLDSLDDATFQAMNDVDFPVAKVLRGIDVAAAAGLPVKINMVVKRGYNDHDILAMARHFKGTPHILRFIEYMDVGSTNGWQVDEVVPSREVLRRIDAELPLEELAPNYSGETSVRWRYRDGDGEIGVISSVTQSFCQSCTRVRISTEGRLFTCLFATTGHDLRLLLRNGCSDAEVSDFFRNLWLVRNDRYSDLRSAQTTWRSSGVSAGSDAGSRRIEMSYIGG; this is encoded by the coding sequence ATGAGTTCTTCGGCTATCGACAGTCAATCTGAGCCGGGGGCGGTGCTCGATGCTCGGGGGCGACCGTTGCGTGACCTGCGCATCTCGGTCACAGACCGGTGTAATTTTCGGTGCGTCTATTGCATGCCGAAAGAAGTCTTCGGCCGGGGTTTTGAGTTCCTTCCGAAGTCGTCGCTTCTCACATTCGAAGAGATCGAGAGGCTCGTTCGGATTGCCGCCGACAACGGCGTCGAGAAGATCCGTCTCACCGGCGGAGAGCCACTGCTGCGGGTTGGGATCGAAGAGCTCATCGCCCGGCTGGCCCGACTCGTCACCCGCGATGGTCGCCCGCTCGACCTCGCGATGACCACGAACGGCTCGGCCCTCGCGCACAAGGCGCAGGCGTTGAAAGAGGCGGGTCTCACGCGGCTCACGGTGTCGTTGGATTCTCTCGACGACGCCACGTTCCAGGCGATGAACGACGTCGACTTCCCGGTGGCGAAAGTGCTGCGCGGCATCGACGTGGCCGCAGCCGCCGGATTACCGGTGAAGATCAACATGGTGGTCAAACGCGGCTACAACGATCACGACATCTTGGCGATGGCCCGCCATTTCAAGGGCACACCGCACATTCTGCGATTCATTGAGTACATGGACGTCGGCTCCACCAACGGATGGCAGGTCGACGAGGTCGTGCCCTCTCGCGAGGTGCTTCGCCGCATTGACGCAGAGCTGCCGCTTGAAGAACTCGCCCCCAACTACAGCGGTGAGACATCGGTGCGCTGGCGATACCGCGACGGCGACGGCGAGATCGGCGTGATTTCCAGTGTCACCCAGAGCTTCTGCCAGAGCTGTACTCGGGTGCGCATCTCGACGGAGGGCAGGTTGTTCACCTGCCTGTTCGCCACCACCGGGCACGACCTCCGGTTGCTGCTGCGGAACGGCTGCTCGGATGCTGAGGTTTCAGACTTCTTCCGCAACCTCTGGCTGGTGCGCAACGACCGATACTCCGACCTGCGTAGCGCGCAGACTACCTGGCGCAGCAGTGGGGTGAGCGCCGGGTCGGATGCCGGATCGAGGAGGATCGAAATGTCGTACATCGGCGGCTGA
- a CDS encoding tellurite resistance/C4-dicarboxylate transporter family protein — translation MWRAAIQRLPPGSFAFVMATGIISTGFAAIGQSILSLLLLGIAIGGLLVLAALMLARFIVFRRDVMLDARDPKRAFGFFTIVAAIDVVGIRLYSPEAPTATIVLGILSVPIWLLLTYGVPANLMLRPRTGPVAADIDGSWFLWVVGTQSLATASAALGAHTRSPELAALAVALWGIGVMLYLMLATLVTLRLLTVPSAPGNFNPSYWIYMGATAITVLAGSRILRMPQDLPVMHVTSPVVSGLTYVLWAFGVWWIPLLVIFGVWRHGVHREPVRYSSGLWSIVFPLGMYSVASMHFGAVAQLPLLVSIGEVGIWVAGLAWLVVCAGMVWAGGRFVRGRRPMSAGLAADAAAAGSLR, via the coding sequence ATGTGGCGCGCAGCGATCCAACGGCTTCCCCCGGGCTCGTTTGCCTTCGTGATGGCCACCGGCATCATCTCAACCGGATTCGCTGCGATCGGCCAGAGCATCCTGTCGCTTCTGCTGCTAGGGATCGCCATCGGCGGACTGCTCGTGCTGGCAGCGCTCATGCTGGCGCGGTTCATCGTCTTTCGCCGCGACGTGATGCTCGACGCACGCGACCCGAAACGCGCCTTCGGTTTCTTCACGATCGTCGCGGCGATCGACGTGGTCGGCATCCGTCTCTATTCTCCCGAAGCGCCGACGGCCACGATCGTGCTGGGGATTCTCAGCGTGCCGATCTGGCTGCTACTCACCTACGGGGTTCCCGCCAACCTCATGCTGCGACCGCGCACCGGACCGGTGGCCGCCGACATCGACGGAAGTTGGTTCCTCTGGGTCGTGGGCACCCAGTCGCTGGCTACCGCATCGGCAGCTCTCGGGGCCCACACGCGCAGTCCCGAGCTCGCCGCGCTCGCCGTGGCGTTGTGGGGCATCGGCGTGATGCTGTATCTCATGCTCGCAACCCTGGTCACCTTGAGACTGCTGACGGTGCCGAGCGCACCCGGAAACTTCAACCCGTCGTACTGGATCTACATGGGAGCCACCGCGATCACGGTTCTCGCCGGGTCACGCATTCTTCGGATGCCGCAGGATCTTCCGGTCATGCACGTCACCTCCCCGGTGGTCTCCGGCCTGACCTACGTGCTTTGGGCGTTTGGGGTGTGGTGGATTCCACTTCTGGTCATTTTCGGTGTCTGGCGTCACGGTGTGCACCGCGAGCCGGTGCGTTACAGCTCGGGTCTCTGGAGCATCGTCTTCCCTCTCGGCATGTACTCGGTGGCGAGCATGCACTTCGGCGCAGTCGCACAACTGCCGCTGCTGGTCTCGATTGGTGAGGTCGGAATCTGGGTGGCCGGCTTGGCCTGGCTCGTCGTCTGCGCCGGCATGGTGTGGGCCGGAGGGCGCTTTGTGCGGGGCCGACGGCCGATGTCTGCTGGGCTGGCGGCTGACGCCGCTGCGGCAGGGTCGCTACGGTAG
- a CDS encoding MogA/MoaB family molybdenum cofactor biosynthesis protein, with translation MTEQSPIPQSARAEADAVPDLVRAAVITVSDRSAGGQRADTSGPGAVTTLRENGYRVADAVVVPDGEAPVAEAIRFALGEGARLIITTGGTGISPRDLTPEGTRPLLTRELPGIAEALRREGARHTPLAVLSRGLVGLAGSGPDATQALVVNLPGSRAGVAEGLDVVLPLVPHILDQLDGGDHA, from the coding sequence ATGACGGAGCAGTCTCCTATCCCGCAGTCGGCTCGCGCTGAGGCCGACGCTGTGCCTGACCTCGTGCGTGCCGCGGTAATCACGGTGTCCGACCGCAGCGCCGGCGGGCAGCGTGCCGACACGTCGGGACCGGGGGCGGTGACCACCCTGCGCGAGAACGGCTACCGGGTTGCCGACGCCGTGGTCGTGCCCGACGGCGAGGCCCCGGTTGCCGAGGCTATCCGCTTCGCACTCGGGGAGGGAGCCCGACTCATCATCACGACCGGCGGCACCGGCATCTCCCCTCGAGATCTGACTCCGGAGGGCACCCGCCCCCTCCTGACGCGTGAACTGCCCGGGATCGCCGAGGCGCTGCGACGCGAGGGCGCGCGGCATACGCCCCTCGCCGTGCTCTCCCGTGGTCTCGTCGGCCTCGCCGGGAGCGGACCGGACGCCACGCAGGCGCTCGTGGTGAATTTGCCCGGCTCGCGTGCAGGCGTCGCCGAGGGCCTCGACGTCGTGCTGCCGCTCGTGCCGCACATCCTGGACCAGCTCGACGGCGGTGACCACGCGTGA
- a CDS encoding molybdenum cofactor biosynthesis protein MoaE: MIEALVEICPTPLDLAAHLAAVDSAAFGAVATFIGQVRDHDPDVVGEVVALDYSAHPDAPRILADIVDRVARGSADAGHEVRIAASHRIGHLRVGDCALVVCVASAHRAAAFDTCRALVEAIKSDLPIWKRQSRADGAHTWVGLPEAEAVASAEASAEA; this comes from the coding sequence GTGATTGAGGCTCTGGTCGAGATCTGCCCCACGCCACTGGATCTGGCGGCGCATCTCGCTGCGGTCGATTCGGCCGCGTTCGGTGCGGTGGCCACGTTCATCGGTCAGGTGCGTGATCACGACCCCGATGTGGTCGGCGAGGTCGTTGCGCTCGACTACTCGGCACATCCGGATGCGCCGCGCATTCTTGCCGACATCGTGGACCGGGTGGCGCGCGGCTCGGCCGACGCCGGCCACGAGGTGCGCATCGCGGCCAGCCACCGCATCGGGCACCTGAGGGTGGGGGATTGTGCCCTCGTCGTCTGCGTGGCCAGCGCCCACCGCGCGGCGGCCTTCGACACCTGCCGCGCACTCGTCGAAGCGATCAAGTCTGACCTGCCGATCTGGAAACGACAGTCGCGTGCCGACGGCGCCCACACCTGGGTGGGCCTCCCGGAGGCCGAAGCTGTGGCGTCAGCAGAGGCATCAGCAGAGGCGTAA
- a CDS encoding MoaD/ThiS family protein → MTRVRYFAGAAEATGTESEHLDVSTLADLRLMILERHGSAFERVLGRCSLLLNGTLTEDPGTALSEGDTVDVLPPFAGG, encoded by the coding sequence GTGACCCGCGTGCGATACTTCGCCGGGGCGGCCGAGGCGACCGGAACCGAGAGCGAACACCTTGACGTATCGACTCTGGCCGACCTCCGCCTGATGATTCTCGAGCGTCACGGCAGTGCGTTCGAGCGGGTGCTCGGCCGCTGCTCCCTGCTGCTCAATGGCACGCTCACCGAGGATCCCGGGACTGCGCTGAGTGAGGGCGATACTGTCGACGTGCTTCCGCCGTTCGCCGGCGGCTGA
- the moaC gene encoding cyclic pyranopterin monophosphate synthase MoaC: protein MTSQPFTHLDSAGQARMVDVTGKTPSIRQATATGFVRCAPDVIAALRTGSVPKGDVLAVARIAGIQAAKRTAELLPLAHVIGVHGAAVDLTVLDEGVRVDATVRTADRTGVEMEAMTAVAVAALAIVDMVKGLDRTVEIEGIRITAKSGGRSGDWVRPAPTAESGRS, encoded by the coding sequence ATGACCAGCCAACCGTTCACTCACCTCGACTCGGCCGGGCAGGCGCGCATGGTCGACGTCACGGGCAAGACCCCGAGCATCCGTCAGGCCACGGCGACCGGCTTCGTGCGGTGTGCGCCCGACGTTATCGCAGCCCTCCGCACCGGGTCCGTGCCCAAGGGCGACGTGCTCGCCGTCGCCCGCATCGCCGGGATTCAGGCGGCGAAGCGCACCGCCGAGTTGCTGCCGCTGGCCCACGTGATCGGCGTGCATGGTGCCGCCGTCGACCTGACCGTCCTCGACGAGGGCGTGCGCGTCGACGCGACGGTGCGCACCGCAGACCGCACCGGGGTCGAAATGGAGGCGATGACCGCCGTCGCCGTGGCCGCGTTGGCGATCGTCGACATGGTGAAGGGTCTCGACCGCACAGTCGAAATCGAGGGCATCCGAATCACCGCGAAGTCGGGCGGTCGGTCCGGCGACTGGGTGCGGCCCGCGCCGACGGCCGAATCGGGCCGATCGTGA
- a CDS encoding molybdopterin molybdotransferase MoeA, producing the protein MTALPETLQETPPSLSVEEYRALVLADLRALPAERVELAAARGRTLAEPVTARTAIPPFHNSSMDGYAVRRFDLRGAGARHPVTLPVVADLPAGITATPTLVPGTVARIMTGAPLPPGADAVVPLEQTDRAPERVTIFAEPEPGAFIRLAGSDLSAGDLVLAAGVTLRERHLAAAASAGQHELPVHRRPRIAVISTGSELVQPGRPLLSGQIPDSNSQLLAAAVEQAGGIALAVGIVPDDDDLLRATLTDYAGQVDAFLLSGGVSVGAYDVVKAVLAPLGVRFGPVRMQPGKPQGFGHWAGGLPIFALPGNPVSALVSFEVFVRPALRTLLGCREIDRPIIRAVAAEGWLCPPNRRQYIPVTLLSGAPNTGMTRGTATDAEGGIRVRPASRGGSGSHLVASLAAADGFAIVDESVEEIHPGDPVDVMLLES; encoded by the coding sequence GTGACTGCTCTGCCCGAGACTCTGCAAGAGACTCCGCCGAGCCTCAGCGTCGAGGAGTATCGCGCGCTGGTTCTCGCCGATCTGCGCGCCCTGCCCGCTGAGCGCGTCGAGCTCGCCGCCGCCCGTGGCCGCACGCTCGCCGAACCGGTCACGGCGCGCACCGCCATCCCGCCGTTTCACAATTCCTCGATGGACGGTTACGCCGTTCGCCGGTTCGACCTGCGCGGGGCCGGGGCGCGCCACCCGGTGACGCTGCCGGTTGTCGCCGATCTGCCCGCCGGTATCACCGCCACCCCGACCCTCGTCCCGGGCACCGTCGCCCGAATCATGACCGGTGCGCCCCTCCCTCCGGGGGCGGATGCGGTCGTCCCGCTCGAGCAGACCGACCGTGCACCCGAGCGGGTCACCATTTTTGCCGAGCCCGAGCCGGGAGCCTTCATCCGCCTGGCCGGCAGTGATCTCTCGGCCGGCGACCTCGTTCTGGCCGCGGGCGTCACGCTTCGGGAGCGGCATTTGGCCGCCGCGGCGAGCGCGGGGCAGCACGAGCTCCCGGTGCACCGCCGCCCCCGAATTGCAGTGATCTCGACCGGCAGTGAGCTGGTCCAACCCGGCCGCCCGCTGCTGTCCGGTCAGATTCCCGACTCAAACTCGCAGCTGTTGGCAGCCGCCGTCGAGCAAGCCGGAGGCATCGCGCTTGCCGTGGGAATCGTGCCCGATGACGACGACCTGCTGCGTGCGACGCTCACCGACTACGCGGGCCAGGTCGATGCTTTTCTGCTCTCCGGTGGTGTCAGCGTGGGCGCCTATGACGTGGTCAAGGCGGTGCTCGCACCGCTCGGGGTGCGATTCGGGCCGGTGCGCATGCAACCGGGCAAACCACAAGGTTTCGGCCATTGGGCCGGCGGCCTCCCGATCTTCGCCCTGCCCGGGAATCCGGTCAGTGCCCTGGTCTCGTTCGAGGTGTTCGTGCGGCCGGCCCTCCGCACGCTTCTGGGATGCCGCGAAATTGATCGGCCGATCATCCGAGCCGTCGCCGCCGAGGGCTGGCTTTGCCCGCCCAACCGCCGCCAGTACATTCCGGTCACGCTGCTGTCGGGGGCGCCGAACACAGGCATGACGCGCGGCACTGCGACGGATGCCGAGGGCGGCATCCGGGTGCGCCCCGCCTCCCGCGGTGGCTCGGGTTCGCATCTCGTGGCGAGCCTCGCTGCGGCCGACGGATTCGCGATCGTCGACGAATCCGTCGAAGAAATCCACCCGGGCGACCCTGTCGATGTCATGCTGTTGGAATCATGA